The sequence TATCTCACTCCCATCGCCTTCGTCTGCGTGCTGGGCGCGGGCGCGATGGCCCTTCTCCCGTGAGGCGCTCATGACGGATACCGCGACTCTCCGGCGAAGGTCACCCGTGGCGGTGTACTTCCGCAATATCGCCCGGGCCATGGGGACGGCCGTGCAGGCGCTTCTTGTGACGGGAGGGCACCTCTTCACGCGGTCGGTGACCATGCAGTACCCGCGTGAGGTGCCCGAACTTCCGGCCCGAGCGCGCCATCGGCTGCATGTGATGATCGAAGACTGCATCGGCTGCCGGTTGTGCGAGCGGGCGTGCCCGGTCGAGTGCATCACAATGGAGACGATCAAGTCCCCGGCGTCGGTGGACCTCGGAAAGACATCCAGCGGCAACAAGAAGAACTACTGGATGACGGACTACCGGATCGACATGGCGAAGTGCTGCTACTGCGGACTGTGCGTGGATCCCTGCCCCACCGGGTGCATCACGATGACTCCGGACTTCGAGTACTCGACATCGGACATCGTGGACCATGTGTTCACTTTCTCGCGCATGAGTCCCGCGGAGGTGAAAGAGGTCACCGGGCAGGCCGAGGAAGAGGCACGGCGCAAGGCGGAGGAGAAGAAGCGCAAGGCGGAGGAGCGGGCGCGAAAGGTGGCCGAGGCGAAGGCGGCCGAGGCGAAAGCCGCCGGAGACCCGCCAGCCGGGAAGAGCGCGGATCCTGAAGGAGGGGGCGAATGAGCGGCGAAGTGCTTCTCTTCTGGGGGACGGCTGCGTGGACCATCCTGTCCGCCATGACGGTGGCGTTTGCGCGGAGCCTCATCTACGCGGCGCTGGGGCTGTTGGGGACGCTTCTGGGAG is a genomic window of Gemmatimonadota bacterium containing:
- a CDS encoding NADH-quinone oxidoreductase subunit I produces the protein MTDTATLRRRSPVAVYFRNIARAMGTAVQALLVTGGHLFTRSVTMQYPREVPELPARARHRLHVMIEDCIGCRLCERACPVECITMETIKSPASVDLGKTSSGNKKNYWMTDYRIDMAKCCYCGLCVDPCPTGCITMTPDFEYSTSDIVDHVFTFSRMSPAEVKEVTGQAEEEARRKAEEKKRKAEERARKVAEAKAAEAKAAGDPPAGKSADPEGGGE